One Alkalicoccus halolimnae DNA segment encodes these proteins:
- a CDS encoding alpha-amylase, whose protein sequence is MLRNHTMMQFFEWHLPNDGNHWNRMAELAEEMKHRGIDAFWIPPSTKCITQEDNGYGIYDGYDLGEFDQKGSVRTKYGTKQELLKGIDACHEQGIRVYADVVMNHKAGADETEQFQVVEVDAGDRHEVISEPYDIEGWTRFYFPGRKGEHSEFTWHSYHFNGTDYDHATGETGIFRILGENKEWNDHVDDEFGNYDYLMFANIDYNHPEVRQEMMYWGKWFAETTSCDGYRLDAIKHINHLFIADFLAEMRREHGDDFYFVGEFWHADLAACERFLEYVDFSIDLFDVSLHYKFYEASHQGKDFDMRTMFHETLVGDYPANAVTFVDNHDSQPHEALESWVECWFKPLAYALILLRKDGYPCVFYGDYRGINGGSPKNGKKEMLDPLLDARSRFSYGEQQDYFDDSNTIGWVRFGEDLLPQSGCAVVMTNGEAGFKHMCVGDGRAGEIWYDLTGNVRETVTIDEEGCADFRVNGGSVSVYVQKTEKEL, encoded by the coding sequence ATACTTAGAAATCACACGATGATGCAGTTTTTTGAATGGCATTTACCCAATGATGGAAATCATTGGAACAGAATGGCAGAGCTTGCCGAAGAAATGAAGCACCGCGGCATTGATGCTTTTTGGATTCCCCCTTCGACGAAATGTATTACCCAGGAAGATAACGGCTACGGCATTTACGACGGGTATGATCTCGGAGAGTTTGACCAGAAAGGCTCTGTCCGTACAAAATACGGGACGAAGCAAGAACTGCTGAAAGGCATTGACGCCTGCCATGAGCAGGGAATCCGTGTCTATGCGGATGTCGTTATGAACCATAAAGCAGGAGCCGATGAAACGGAGCAGTTTCAGGTAGTTGAAGTCGATGCCGGAGACAGGCACGAAGTTATTTCCGAGCCTTACGATATTGAAGGCTGGACCCGGTTTTATTTCCCTGGAAGAAAAGGAGAGCACTCTGAATTCACCTGGCATTCCTACCACTTTAACGGCACCGACTATGACCATGCCACCGGTGAAACTGGAATTTTCAGAATACTCGGAGAAAATAAGGAATGGAATGACCATGTAGATGATGAGTTTGGAAATTATGACTACTTAATGTTTGCCAACATTGATTATAATCACCCCGAGGTTCGGCAGGAGATGATGTACTGGGGGAAATGGTTTGCAGAAACGACCTCATGCGACGGCTACCGGCTGGATGCTATTAAACATATTAACCACTTGTTTATCGCTGACTTTCTGGCTGAGATGCGCCGGGAACATGGCGATGATTTTTATTTCGTAGGGGAATTCTGGCACGCCGATCTGGCAGCGTGTGAACGTTTTCTGGAGTACGTCGATTTCAGTATTGATCTGTTTGATGTTTCCCTCCATTATAAATTTTATGAAGCTTCCCACCAGGGAAAAGACTTTGATATGCGGACGATGTTTCACGAGACACTTGTAGGGGATTATCCGGCTAATGCTGTAACATTTGTCGACAACCATGACTCCCAGCCGCATGAAGCACTTGAATCCTGGGTGGAATGCTGGTTCAAACCGCTTGCCTACGCTCTGATTCTGTTAAGAAAAGACGGCTATCCATGTGTATTTTACGGAGATTATAGAGGGATCAACGGGGGAAGCCCCAAGAACGGCAAAAAAGAAATGCTCGATCCGCTGCTCGATGCCAGGAGCCGTTTCAGCTATGGTGAACAGCAGGACTATTTTGACGACAGCAACACGATCGGCTGGGTGCGGTTCGGGGAAGATCTTTTACCACAGTCCGGCTGTGCAGTCGTCATGACCAACGGCGAAGCCGGCTTTAAACATATGTGTGTCGGGGACGGCCGTGCCGGAGAAATCTGGTACGATTTGACTGGGAACGTCCGGGAAACAGTAACCATTGATGAAGAAGGCTGCGCTGATTTTCGAGTAAATGGAGGCAGCGTTTCGGTATACGTCCAGAAAACTGAGAAGGAGCTTTAA
- a CDS encoding aspartate kinase — MVKVVKFGGSSVAGAAQFTKAAEIVRGDVERRIVVVSAPGKRFADDIKTTDLLIELAESVKKGRDFSGEMQAVIDRYAAIIEELDLPFSLLDSLKKQLSHLVDTYKEDEPRLFDALMASGENENAKLMAAYLRQLGEEAHYVSPEEAGMVVTDDPANARILPEAYDRLKNLRNRSGLLVVPGFFGVSKNGHIVTFPRGGSDITGSILAAGVEASLYENFTDVDSVYSVNPALIENPQEMKEITYREMRELAYAGFSVFHDEALQPVVAEKIPVCIKNTNHPEADGTLIVDQREQKGLPVVGIASDKGFITINLRKYLMNREVGFGQHLLQILAEEGISFEHTPSGIDNMSVIVREEYMEEGKEEKILARIRAELNVEEVHVERDLAMVMVVGEGMARTVGVAAKATTALAEAGVNIKMINQGSSEVSMMFGVNASEADLAVKSLYKACFAQVKA; from the coding sequence ATGGTTAAGGTAGTGAAATTCGGCGGCAGCTCCGTTGCAGGGGCAGCCCAGTTTACAAAAGCAGCGGAAATCGTGCGGGGGGACGTGGAACGGCGGATCGTCGTCGTTTCTGCACCGGGAAAACGATTTGCCGACGATATAAAAACGACAGATCTCCTGATTGAACTTGCGGAATCAGTAAAGAAAGGAAGAGATTTCTCCGGGGAGATGCAGGCCGTCATCGACCGCTATGCAGCGATTATTGAAGAACTGGATCTCCCTTTTTCTCTCCTTGATTCACTCAAAAAACAACTCTCGCATCTCGTGGATACTTATAAAGAAGATGAACCGAGGCTTTTTGATGCTTTAATGGCGAGTGGAGAAAATGAAAATGCCAAACTTATGGCAGCCTATCTGCGGCAGCTGGGCGAAGAAGCTCATTACGTTTCCCCGGAAGAAGCAGGGATGGTCGTCACGGACGATCCCGCAAACGCCCGTATTCTTCCCGAAGCTTACGACAGGCTGAAGAACCTTCGGAACCGCTCCGGCCTTCTCGTCGTACCGGGATTTTTCGGAGTATCCAAAAACGGACATATCGTCACCTTTCCAAGAGGAGGGTCGGATATTACCGGATCGATTCTTGCTGCAGGGGTAGAAGCTTCTTTATATGAGAATTTTACGGATGTGGATTCCGTTTATTCAGTCAATCCTGCTCTCATTGAAAACCCGCAGGAAATGAAGGAAATCACCTACAGGGAAATGCGGGAGCTTGCCTACGCCGGATTTTCTGTTTTTCACGACGAAGCGCTGCAGCCTGTCGTTGCTGAAAAAATACCGGTCTGCATTAAAAACACAAACCATCCGGAGGCCGACGGGACGCTCATCGTCGACCAGCGGGAGCAGAAAGGTCTGCCTGTTGTCGGGATCGCGAGCGATAAAGGGTTTATAACCATTAACCTAAGGAAGTATCTTATGAACCGCGAAGTCGGGTTCGGTCAGCATCTGCTGCAAATCCTTGCCGAAGAGGGGATTTCCTTCGAACATACACCTTCAGGAATTGATAACATGTCGGTTATCGTCCGCGAAGAATATATGGAAGAAGGAAAAGAAGAGAAAATTCTTGCACGTATCCGGGCAGAGCTTAATGTAGAGGAAGTGCATGTTGAGCGGGATCTGGCCATGGTGATGGTCGTCGGTGAAGGGATGGCGCGCACGGTCGGTGTAGCCGCCAAAGCAACGACGGCGCTCGCGGAAGCGGGTGTGAACATTAAAATGATTAATCAGGGCTCTTCTGAAGTAAGTATGATGTTCGGGGTCAATGCTTCAGAAGCTGATCTGGCTGTTAAAAGCCTGTACAAAGCCTGTTTTGCCCAGGTAAAAGCATAA
- a CDS encoding glutathione ABC transporter substrate-binding protein, which yields MFKSKTMQAALASVAVALAFTACASEPDNDGGTDNGAAPNNSAENAEGNNEAPDNSEGGDGEATDEDVDPDNLVIATLSDIESMDPHGSNDVPSSTVQTNVYESLLMQNEEMELQPLLATDWEATEEDVWTFELREDVTFHDDSEFNAEVVKANFDRVLDDEIGSPRAFLYEMVEEVVVVDDYTVEFHTEFPFAPLPSHIAHSGGGIISQEAIEEDYAQMEDGGQPGDYLNENPVGTGFFEFEEWNPGSEVVLTRNDDYWGETAGVERVTFSVSPEDLTRIGELETGAADIIYPVSPSDTERIEDTEGVSLYTQESLSLSYIGFNMQKEPFDDPQVRQALSMAINKEDLLEGVLEGTGTPAVGPIGEQVFGYSDAVDELEYDPERAQELLAEAGYEDGFDTTIWTNDSRERMDVAELVQAQLSVIGVNAEIEVLEWGAYLDNTAEGEHDMFILGWVTVTGDADYGMYALFHSSQHGAAGNRSFMENAELDEILDEARRETDEATREALYEDAMEILVDEAPMLYLYHTDYLVGMRDEVQGFWKHPNGLYQLQDVTIESN from the coding sequence ATGTTTAAAAGCAAAACGATGCAGGCAGCTCTAGCTTCTGTAGCTGTAGCATTAGCGTTTACGGCATGCGCCAGCGAGCCGGACAACGATGGGGGCACAGACAATGGGGCAGCACCGAATAACTCAGCGGAAAATGCTGAAGGGAACAATGAAGCTCCTGATAACAGTGAAGGTGGCGACGGTGAAGCGACAGATGAGGACGTAGATCCGGATAACCTGGTTATTGCGACTCTTTCCGATATCGAGTCCATGGATCCGCACGGTTCCAATGACGTGCCGTCAAGTACTGTTCAAACAAATGTTTATGAATCACTGCTCATGCAGAATGAAGAAATGGAACTTCAGCCGCTTCTTGCTACAGACTGGGAAGCAACAGAAGAGGACGTATGGACGTTTGAACTTCGCGAAGACGTCACGTTCCACGATGATTCTGAGTTCAATGCCGAAGTAGTAAAAGCAAACTTTGATCGTGTTCTTGACGATGAAATTGGTTCACCACGTGCGTTCCTTTATGAAATGGTAGAAGAAGTAGTTGTAGTAGATGACTATACGGTTGAATTCCATACAGAATTCCCATTTGCACCGCTTCCTTCCCACATTGCACACTCCGGTGGTGGAATTATCAGCCAGGAAGCAATTGAAGAAGATTACGCGCAGATGGAAGACGGAGGCCAGCCAGGCGATTACTTAAATGAAAATCCGGTTGGAACAGGTTTCTTTGAATTTGAAGAATGGAACCCGGGTTCTGAAGTAGTACTTACACGAAACGACGATTACTGGGGCGAGACTGCAGGAGTAGAGCGTGTGACATTCAGCGTTTCCCCTGAAGACCTGACCCGGATCGGCGAGCTGGAAACGGGTGCAGCGGATATTATTTATCCTGTAAGCCCGAGTGATACAGAGCGTATTGAAGATACCGAAGGAGTCAGCCTCTACACGCAGGAAAGCCTGAGCCTTTCTTACATCGGCTTTAACATGCAGAAAGAGCCGTTTGACGATCCACAGGTACGTCAGGCCCTTTCCATGGCTATTAATAAAGAAGATCTGCTTGAAGGAGTTCTTGAAGGAACTGGTACACCGGCAGTCGGCCCAATTGGGGAGCAGGTATTCGGTTATTCCGATGCTGTCGATGAGCTGGAATACGATCCGGAACGTGCCCAGGAGCTTCTTGCCGAAGCAGGATACGAAGATGGATTTGATACAACAATCTGGACAAACGACAGCCGTGAGCGTATGGACGTAGCGGAGCTTGTTCAGGCACAGCTTTCTGTTATCGGAGTTAATGCAGAGATTGAAGTACTTGAGTGGGGTGCCTACCTTGATAACACAGCAGAAGGCGAACATGATATGTTCATTCTCGGCTGGGTTACAGTAACAGGGGATGCAGACTACGGCATGTACGCTCTCTTCCACTCCAGCCAGCACGGTGCAGCGGGTAACCGTTCATTCATGGAAAACGCTGAGCTTGATGAAATTCTTGACGAAGCACGACGTGAAACAGACGAAGCTACGCGTGAAGCACTGTATGAAGATGCAATGGAGATCCTCGTAGATGAGGCGCCGATGCTTTATCTATACCATACCGATTACCTTGTCGGTATGCGTGATGAAGTCCAGGGCTTCTGGAAGCATCCAAACGGTCTTTACCAGCTTCAGGATGTAACAATCGAATCAAACTAA